One Odontesthes bonariensis isolate fOdoBon6 chromosome 17, fOdoBon6.hap1, whole genome shotgun sequence genomic window carries:
- the d2hgdh gene encoding D-2-hydroxyglutarate dehydrogenase, mitochondrial isoform X3 has protein sequence MKNILSFDDISGILTCQAGCVLENLSLYLDERDYMMPLDLGAKGSCQIGGNVATNAGGLRLLRYGSLHGTVLGLEVVLADGRVLDCLATLRKDNTGYDLKQLFIGSEGTLGVITAVSILCPRKPKSVNVVFLGCETFEQLLKTFQLCRGMLGEILSAFEFLDRECMRLLNTHLKLPNPISDCPFYIVVETSGSDPDHDSQKLHNFLEEAMTSSLVTDGTVATEEAKIKALWSMRERVTEALTHDGFTYKYDISLPVERIYQLVTEMRQHLGDRAKSVVGYGHVGDGNLHLNITSPAKDPALLAAIEPFVYEWTANFQGSISAEHGLGLKKRNYIYYSKPSQAVALMGSIKDMLDPKGILNPYKTLPDNLK, from the exons ATGAAAAACATACTTAGCTTTGATGACATCTCTG gtATTCTGACCTGTCAGGCAGGTTGTGTCTTGGAGAACTTGTCACTCTACCTAGACGAAAGAGACTACATGATGCCTCTGGATCTTGGGGCAAAAGGAAGTTGCCAAATTGGGGGCAACGTGGCGACTAATGCAGGTGGGCTGCGGCTGCTACGATACGGCTCCTTACACGGGACTGTGCTGGGTCTCGAAGTG GTGTTGGCAGATGGACGGGTGCTGGACTGCTTGGCCACGCTGAGGAAAGATAATACGGGATATGACCTCAAACAACTCTTCATCGGGTCAGAGGGCACTTTGGGGGTCATCACTGCAGTGTCCATCCTTTGCCCACGAAAACCCAAATCTGTTAATGTGGTTTTCCTGG GCTGTGAGACCTTCGAGCAGCTGCTGAAGACATTTCAGCTCTGCAGAGGAATGCTGGGAGAAATTCTGTCCGCTTTCGAGTTCTTGGACAGAGAATGTATGAGGCTGCTGAACACGCACCTCAAACTACCCAACCCTATCTCCG ATTGCCCATTCTACATTGTCGTAGAAACATCTGGATCTGACCCGGACCACGATTCACAGAAACTCCACAACTTCCTAGAGGAAGCAATGACATCATCGCTAGTTACTGATGGAACCGTAGCAACCGAGGAAGCAAAAATAAAG GCTCTTTGGTCAATGCGTGAACGTGTCACAGAAGCGCTGACTCATGATGGCTTCACCTACAAGTACGACATCTCGCTTCCGGTGGAGCGGATCTACCAACTGGTGACAGAGATGAGGCAGCACCTGGGCGACCGGGCCAAGAGTGTGGTGGGATACGGGCATGTAG GTGACGGCAACCTCCACCTGAACATCACTTCTCCCGCTAAGGACCCAGCTCTCCTGGCTGCCATCGAGCCGTTCGTCTACGAATGGACGGCCAACTTTCAGGGCAGTATAAGTGCAGAACATGGACTGGGACTGAAGAAGAGGAACTACATTTATTACAGCAAACCTAGCCAGGCTGTGGCTCTGATGGGTAGCATCAAGGACATGCTGGACCCCAAAGGCATCCTCAACCCATACAAGACTCTACCAGATAATCTGAAGTGA
- the acvr1l gene encoding activin receptor type-1, whose amino-acid sequence MGVCSVHVLLLLLLQTLQTSAEGSDGHLVCLCEGPKCPQAIQCHGTQCYSSVKVGSNGVLFERGCLLGPEKIRLQCSTAPSFHQAIHCCSQDRCNSNTTRNWLMSLLPSAPEGEPVRYRVETLALFVLGPVVVLVLLSVVSVLACRRLHHGRLQRLQEFDTEQGAIDGLITSNVGDSTLADLLDHSCTSGSGSGLPFLVQRTVARQISLVECVGKGRYGEVWRGQWQGENVAVKIFSSRDEKSWFRETEIYNTVLLRHENILGFMASDMTSRNSSTQLWLITHYHENGSLYDYLQRVAVETSEGLAMAASIACGLVHLHTEIFGTEGKPAIAHRDLKSKNILVTKELRCCIADLGLAVTHTQADNLLDVGNNPKVGTKRYMAPEVLDETIQTDCFDAYKRVDIWAFGLVLWEIARRTYSNGIVEEYKPPFYDQVPNDPSFEDMRKVVCVEQQRPFIPNRWFSDPTLSALVKLMKECWYQNPSARLTALRIKKTLDKIHSSLEKGKES is encoded by the exons ATGGGTGTTTGCAGTGTCCACGTCcttctgctgctcctgctgcagacTCTGCAGACGTCAGCTGAGGGATCAG ATGGGCACCTGGTGTGTCTTTGTGAAGGTCCAAAATGCCCCCAGGCCATACAGTGCCACGGTACTCAGTGCTACTCCTCCGTTAAAGTCGGTAGCAATGGGGTTTTGTTTGAACGCGGCTGTCTGTTGGGGCCAGAGAAAATCCGCCTGCAGTGCTCCACAGCTCCATCCTTCCACCAGGCCATTCACTGCTGCTCCCAGGACCGGTGCAACAGCAACACCACCAGGAACTGGCTGATGTCTCTTCTTCCATCAG CCCCAGAAGGTGAACCAGTTCGGTATCGTGTAGAGACATTAGCTCTCTTTGTACTCGGCCCAGTCGTGGTTCTGGTTTTGCTGTCTGTGGTATCAGTGCTGGCCTGCAGGAGGCTCCACCACGGCCGTCTTCAGAGACTGCAGGAGTTtgacacggagcagggagccatAGATGGTCTCATCACCTCCAATGTGGGAGACAGCACTTTAGCA GACCTTTTGGATCACTCGTGTACATCAGGCAGCGGTTCGGGTCTTCCATTCCTTGTCCAGAGAACTGTGGCCAGGCAGATAAGTCTGGTGGAGTGTGTAG GTAAAGGACGGTATGGAGAGGTGTGGCGAGGCCAGTGGCAGGGCGAAAACGTGGCTGTGAAAATCTTCTCCTCCAGAGATGAGAAGTCCTGGTTCAGAGAGACGGAGATCTACAATACAGTGCTCCTGAGGCACGAAAACATTCTCG GGTTCATGGCGTCAGACATGACTTCCCGGAACTCCAGCACTCAGCTGTGGCTCATCACTCATTACCACGAAAACGGTTCACTTTATGACTACTTGCAGCGAGTCGCAGTGGAGACGTCGGAGGGTCTGGCGATGGCAGCATCGATAGCTTGCGGCCTCGTGCACCTCCACACTGAGATCTTCGGCACAGAGGGGAAACCGGCCATCGCGCACCGGGACCTGAAGAGCAAGAACATCCTGGTGACCAAGGAGCTGCGCTGCTGCATCGCAGACCTcg GGCTGGCTGTGACCCACACACAGGCAGACAACCTGCTGGATGTGGGCAACAATCCAAAGGTTGGCACCAAACGCTACATGGCACCTGAGGTGTTGGATGAAACCATTCAGACCGACTGCTTTGATGCCTACAAGAGAGTGGACATATGGGCATTTGGACTGGTACTGTGGGAGATAGCGAGGCGTACATACAGCAATG GTATTGTCGAAGAGTACAAACCTCCGTTTTACGATCAGGTGCCAAACGACCCCAGCTTTGAGGACATGAGGAAAGTGGTGTGTGTGGAGCAGCAGAGGCCTTTCATTCCCAACCGTTGGTTCTCGGATCCT actctctctgctttGGTAAAACTGATGAAGGAGTGTTGGTACCAGAACCCGTCTGCCAGGCTCACGGCATTGCGCATCAAGAAGACCCTGGACAAGATTCACAGCTCTCTGGAGAAGGGCAAGGAGTCGTGA
- the LOC142366311 gene encoding RNA polymerase II elongation factor ELL-like, with protein sequence MSALKENQSYGLSSGKLSPGGNISVFHVKLTDSAARAIGTFQSSKGCPSHTTICFSGNEGRITIPCSENRDEVRIFTFGVTNVARDNPHGSFDCVKQLSTGAAEELSCLGVIQKKMTVNATDDSYDKARQSMAQAEKETRKKGAIVIKNGGRFQGKKVTVRAPAPSLAKLTKPKHSSHSLLSNVKKGVGMAKPKKGPCPSNRKGVSDVQVRPLRERVLHLLGLRPYKRPELILRLQKDGLTEGDKDLLDSLLVEVGQLSARDSTFVLKDGLYKELQKDWPGYTSGDQQLLKRILVRRLFQPQHNLLTVPEAQVSPLRETPNSSPAHHPKHSLSEEYTDPLASKKPRISHLSSKRASEKSRLRLSKRAAHADEESKVDDKQRNSLDPKKLFESLSAVCQQEAEAAERLQPTDAAQEGPKDPEEPRKPNSDRPPSPLIVPELSRHTIKRKKSKHKHRDHEKDGWRDRREKRKEDPNSKVSPDCKEPSEILFDSEVDADTADYFSKYTAICSHNQRQSYKQDFNKEYSEYRDLHARIDGVTRQFMELDTQLKQLPHESHKYKTVRNKILQEYRKIKKSNPNYSQDKVRCEYLHNKLAHIKKFISDFDQQQLTVDRSCSK encoded by the exons ATGTCGGCGCTGAAGGAGAACCAGAGTTACGGACTGTCTAGCGGTAAACTGAGCCCCGGAGGTAACATCTCCGTCTTTCATGTGAAACTCACTGACAGCGCGGCAAGAGCCATTGGTACCTTTCAGAGCAGCAAG GGCTGTCCCTCGCATACCACCATCTGTTTTAGTGGAAACGAAGGG AGAATCACCATCCCGTGCTCGGAGAATAGAGACGAAGTGAGGATTTTCACCTTTGGCGTGACTAATGTCGCTCGTGACAATCCACATGGAAGCTTTGACTGTGTTAAGCAGCTCAGCACAGG tGCTGCCGAGGAGCTGTCGTGTCTTGGGGTGATTCAGAAGAAGATGACAGTCAACGCTACAGATGACTCGTACGACAAGGCTCGTCAGAGCATGGCCCAAGCTGAGAAGGAGACGCGCAAAAAAGGGGCCATCGTCATCAAAAACGGAGGTCGCTTCCAGG GCAAGAAGGTAACTGTGCGAGCTCCGGCCCCTTCACTGGCTAAACTGACCAAGCCCAAACACTCGTCCCACTCCCTTCTCAGCAACGTCAAGAAGGGGGTTGGTATGGCAAAGCCAAAGAAGGGTCCCTGTCCATCAAACAGGAAGGGTGTGAGTGATGTGCAAGTGAGGCCCCTCAGGGAGAGGGTATTGCACCTGCTGGGTCTGAGGCCGTACAAGAGGCCCGAACTGATCCTCAGGCTGCAGAAGGACGGACTGACAGAAGGGGACAAAGATCTGCTCGATTCTTTATTGGTGGAG GTCGGTCAGCTGAGTGCGAGAGACAGCACATTTGTTCTGAAGGACGGTCTGTATAAGGAGCTGCAGAAGGACTGGCCGGGCTACACCTCAGGGGACCAGCAGCTTCTCAAACGCATCCTTGTCAG GAGACTGTTTCAACCGCAACACAACCTCCTTACTGTCCCCGAGGCCCAGGTCAGCCCACTGCGAGAAACTCCCAACTCCTCACCCGCTCACCATCCCAAACACTCCCTGTCTGAGGAATACACTGACCCTCTGGCTAGCAAGAAGCCCAGGATATCCCACCTGTCAAGCAAAAGAGCCAGTGAAAAGTCGCGATTGAGGCTGTCGAAGCGAGCGGCTCACGCAGACGAGGAATCGAAAGTAGATGACAAGCAGAGAAACTCGCTTGATcctaaaaaactgtttgaatccCTGTCAGCAGTTTgtcagcaggaagcagaagcgGCCGAAAGGTTACAGCCAACTGACGCTGCTCAGGAGGGCCCTAAAGACCCAGAAGAGCCCCGTAAACCTAACTCTGATCGCCCCCCGTCCCCTCTAATAGTGCCCGAACTGAGCAGGCACACAATCAAAAGGAAGAAGAGCAAACATAAACACCGAGACCAC GAGAAGGATGGGTGGAGGGacaggagagaaaaaagaaaagaggatcCAAACAGCAAAGTCTCCCCGGACTGCAAAG AGCCAAGTGAAATTTTGTTTGACTCCGAAGTGGACGCTGACACAGCAGACTATTTCTC GAAGTACACGGCGATTTGCAGCCACAATCAGCGGCAGAGTTACAAACAGGACTTTAACAAAGAGTACAGCGAGTACAGAGATTTACACGCTCGCATCGACGGCGTGACGCGGCAGTTCATGGAACTGGATACGCAGCTCAAACAGCTTCCCCATGAGTCACATAAATACAAG ACGGTTCGTAATAAAATTCTTCAAGAATACCGCAAAATTAAAAAG TCCAACCCTAACTACAGTCAGGACAAGGTTCGCTGTGAATATCTGCACAACAAACTGGCCCACATCAAGAAGTTCATTTCGGACTTTGACCAGCAGCAGCTGACCGTGGACCGTTCGTGTTCCAAATGA
- the d2hgdh gene encoding D-2-hydroxyglutarate dehydrogenase, mitochondrial isoform X2, with amino-acid sequence MVGIFQRTLRLRTSLRDLSLYWSVSSKARFPPVVFQSPFLNCGSCRKLHVGAEESKSSPATAPKRLPFSRLTGEDLAYFKKILPGRTITDPDLVESSNVDWLNSVRGSSEVLLRPQTTEEVSQILRYCNSRNLALNPQGGNTGLVGGSVPVYDEIILSTSLMKNILSFDDISGILTCQAGCVLENLSLYLDERDYMMPLDLGAKGSCQIGGNVATNAGGLRLLRYGSLHGTVLGLEVVLADGRVLDCLATLRKDNTGYDLKQLFIGSEGTLGVITAVSILCPRKPKSVNVVFLGCETFEQLLKTFQLCRGMLGEILSAFEFLDRECMRLLNTHLKLPNPISDCPFYIVVETSGSDPDHDSQKLHNFLEEAMTSSLVTDGTVATEEAKIKALWSMRERVTEALTHDGFTYKYDISLPVERIYQLVTEMRQHLGDRAKSVVGYGHVGDGNLHLNITSPAKDPALLAAIEPFVYEWTANFQGSISAEHGLGLKKRNYIYYSKPSQAVALMGSIKDMLDPKGILNPYKTLPDNLK; translated from the exons ATGGTAGGAATTTTCCAGAGAACGCTGAGGCTGAGAACATCTCTGAGAGACCTGTCTCTCTACTGGAGTGTCTCATCTAAAGCCAGATTTCCACCTGTAGTCTTCCAAAGTCCATTCCTCAACTGCGGCTCCTGTCGTAAGCTGCATGTTGGGGCAGAGGAGTCCAAGTCATCccctgctacagctccaaagaGACTGCCTTTCTCCAGACTCACAGGGGAAGATTTGGCCTATTTCAAGAAGATCCTACCAGGCAGAACAATCACTGACCCAGACTTGGTGGAGTCCAGTAATGTGGACTGGCTTAACTCCGTAAGAG GTTCAAGCGAAGTGCTGCTGAGACCTCAGACGACAGAGGAAGTATCTCAAATTCTGAG GTACTGTAACAGTCGCAACCTGGCATTGAACCCTCAAGGAGGTAATACTGGGCTGGTTGGTGGCAGCGTACCAGTTTATGATGAGATCATCCTGTCCACCTCTCTTATGAAAAACATACTTAGCTTTGATGACATCTCTG gtATTCTGACCTGTCAGGCAGGTTGTGTCTTGGAGAACTTGTCACTCTACCTAGACGAAAGAGACTACATGATGCCTCTGGATCTTGGGGCAAAAGGAAGTTGCCAAATTGGGGGCAACGTGGCGACTAATGCAGGTGGGCTGCGGCTGCTACGATACGGCTCCTTACACGGGACTGTGCTGGGTCTCGAAGTG GTGTTGGCAGATGGACGGGTGCTGGACTGCTTGGCCACGCTGAGGAAAGATAATACGGGATATGACCTCAAACAACTCTTCATCGGGTCAGAGGGCACTTTGGGGGTCATCACTGCAGTGTCCATCCTTTGCCCACGAAAACCCAAATCTGTTAATGTGGTTTTCCTGG GCTGTGAGACCTTCGAGCAGCTGCTGAAGACATTTCAGCTCTGCAGAGGAATGCTGGGAGAAATTCTGTCCGCTTTCGAGTTCTTGGACAGAGAATGTATGAGGCTGCTGAACACGCACCTCAAACTACCCAACCCTATCTCCG ATTGCCCATTCTACATTGTCGTAGAAACATCTGGATCTGACCCGGACCACGATTCACAGAAACTCCACAACTTCCTAGAGGAAGCAATGACATCATCGCTAGTTACTGATGGAACCGTAGCAACCGAGGAAGCAAAAATAAAG GCTCTTTGGTCAATGCGTGAACGTGTCACAGAAGCGCTGACTCATGATGGCTTCACCTACAAGTACGACATCTCGCTTCCGGTGGAGCGGATCTACCAACTGGTGACAGAGATGAGGCAGCACCTGGGCGACCGGGCCAAGAGTGTGGTGGGATACGGGCATGTAG GTGACGGCAACCTCCACCTGAACATCACTTCTCCCGCTAAGGACCCAGCTCTCCTGGCTGCCATCGAGCCGTTCGTCTACGAATGGACGGCCAACTTTCAGGGCAGTATAAGTGCAGAACATGGACTGGGACTGAAGAAGAGGAACTACATTTATTACAGCAAACCTAGCCAGGCTGTGGCTCTGATGGGTAGCATCAAGGACATGCTGGACCCCAAAGGCATCCTCAACCCATACAAGACTCTACCAGATAATCTGAAGTGA
- the d2hgdh gene encoding D-2-hydroxyglutarate dehydrogenase, mitochondrial isoform X1: protein MCVKRPSQTIRPVMVGIFQRTLRLRTSLRDLSLYWSVSSKARFPPVVFQSPFLNCGSCRKLHVGAEESKSSPATAPKRLPFSRLTGEDLAYFKKILPGRTITDPDLVESSNVDWLNSVRGSSEVLLRPQTTEEVSQILRYCNSRNLALNPQGGNTGLVGGSVPVYDEIILSTSLMKNILSFDDISGILTCQAGCVLENLSLYLDERDYMMPLDLGAKGSCQIGGNVATNAGGLRLLRYGSLHGTVLGLEVVLADGRVLDCLATLRKDNTGYDLKQLFIGSEGTLGVITAVSILCPRKPKSVNVVFLGCETFEQLLKTFQLCRGMLGEILSAFEFLDRECMRLLNTHLKLPNPISDCPFYIVVETSGSDPDHDSQKLHNFLEEAMTSSLVTDGTVATEEAKIKALWSMRERVTEALTHDGFTYKYDISLPVERIYQLVTEMRQHLGDRAKSVVGYGHVGDGNLHLNITSPAKDPALLAAIEPFVYEWTANFQGSISAEHGLGLKKRNYIYYSKPSQAVALMGSIKDMLDPKGILNPYKTLPDNLK from the exons atg tgtgtgaaGCGACCTTCCCAGACTATCCGTCCAGTCATGGTAGGAATTTTCCAGAGAACGCTGAGGCTGAGAACATCTCTGAGAGACCTGTCTCTCTACTGGAGTGTCTCATCTAAAGCCAGATTTCCACCTGTAGTCTTCCAAAGTCCATTCCTCAACTGCGGCTCCTGTCGTAAGCTGCATGTTGGGGCAGAGGAGTCCAAGTCATCccctgctacagctccaaagaGACTGCCTTTCTCCAGACTCACAGGGGAAGATTTGGCCTATTTCAAGAAGATCCTACCAGGCAGAACAATCACTGACCCAGACTTGGTGGAGTCCAGTAATGTGGACTGGCTTAACTCCGTAAGAG GTTCAAGCGAAGTGCTGCTGAGACCTCAGACGACAGAGGAAGTATCTCAAATTCTGAG GTACTGTAACAGTCGCAACCTGGCATTGAACCCTCAAGGAGGTAATACTGGGCTGGTTGGTGGCAGCGTACCAGTTTATGATGAGATCATCCTGTCCACCTCTCTTATGAAAAACATACTTAGCTTTGATGACATCTCTG gtATTCTGACCTGTCAGGCAGGTTGTGTCTTGGAGAACTTGTCACTCTACCTAGACGAAAGAGACTACATGATGCCTCTGGATCTTGGGGCAAAAGGAAGTTGCCAAATTGGGGGCAACGTGGCGACTAATGCAGGTGGGCTGCGGCTGCTACGATACGGCTCCTTACACGGGACTGTGCTGGGTCTCGAAGTG GTGTTGGCAGATGGACGGGTGCTGGACTGCTTGGCCACGCTGAGGAAAGATAATACGGGATATGACCTCAAACAACTCTTCATCGGGTCAGAGGGCACTTTGGGGGTCATCACTGCAGTGTCCATCCTTTGCCCACGAAAACCCAAATCTGTTAATGTGGTTTTCCTGG GCTGTGAGACCTTCGAGCAGCTGCTGAAGACATTTCAGCTCTGCAGAGGAATGCTGGGAGAAATTCTGTCCGCTTTCGAGTTCTTGGACAGAGAATGTATGAGGCTGCTGAACACGCACCTCAAACTACCCAACCCTATCTCCG ATTGCCCATTCTACATTGTCGTAGAAACATCTGGATCTGACCCGGACCACGATTCACAGAAACTCCACAACTTCCTAGAGGAAGCAATGACATCATCGCTAGTTACTGATGGAACCGTAGCAACCGAGGAAGCAAAAATAAAG GCTCTTTGGTCAATGCGTGAACGTGTCACAGAAGCGCTGACTCATGATGGCTTCACCTACAAGTACGACATCTCGCTTCCGGTGGAGCGGATCTACCAACTGGTGACAGAGATGAGGCAGCACCTGGGCGACCGGGCCAAGAGTGTGGTGGGATACGGGCATGTAG GTGACGGCAACCTCCACCTGAACATCACTTCTCCCGCTAAGGACCCAGCTCTCCTGGCTGCCATCGAGCCGTTCGTCTACGAATGGACGGCCAACTTTCAGGGCAGTATAAGTGCAGAACATGGACTGGGACTGAAGAAGAGGAACTACATTTATTACAGCAAACCTAGCCAGGCTGTGGCTCTGATGGGTAGCATCAAGGACATGCTGGACCCCAAAGGCATCCTCAACCCATACAAGACTCTACCAGATAATCTGAAGTGA